Within the Saccharopolyspora gloriosae genome, the region GCCGCGGTGCCCGCCGGCGACGGGACCGCGCAGCTCGGAGGTGGGCTGTGAACAGGTCTCAGAACATCACACTCAATGCTGTGATAACCGCAGTCGAATGCGTTATGTTCAGCGAGGAGCCCGGCATTCCGGCCCGCGCCGATGTCGGCATCAGCCGCTTCGGCGCGCGGAGTCAGCGGGGCCGCGGGATGAGGAGGACACGAAGTGTCACGACAGAGCGAGAGGTTCTTCGGCGACTCCCCGGCTCCGGAGCAGGTCGCGCAGCTGCCTGGCGAGCAGGCCGGGCCGGCTTCGACATTGCCTCGCACGGCACCGGGCGAGCGGATCGAGCTGATCCTGCTGGACGTGGGCGGTCCGATCTACGACGACTCCTGGTACCGGGAAGCTCTGCTGCGGGCGACCTGCGAACTGGTCGCGGAGAACGGCGGGGTGCTGCTCGAGGCGGACTTCCAACGCGTCTACGACGCGCTGCGGCAGTCGCAAGAGGGCTCGCTGCGCACCGCGATGGCCGAACGCTTCCTGCGCGATGGGGAGCGGCAGCGGTTGTCCGATCGTGCCGAGAGCTACTGGTTCTACCCGCCCTCCGCGTTGCATCCCGACGTGCTGCCCGCGCTGCGGCAGCTCTCCGCGCGCTACAAGATCGCCGTGGTCGCCAACCAGCGGGCGCTGGTGGTGGACGCGTTGCGCCGCGACGGCGTGGCTCCGTTCATCGACCACTGGGCGATCTCGGAGCTGGTGGGCGCGTCCAAGCCCGATCCGGCGATCTTCCGGCACGCGTTGGACCGCGCCGGAGTGGCACCGGAGCACGCGGTGCACGTCGGCAACCGCCTCGACTCCGACGTCCGCGGCGCGCAGCGGTTGGGGATCCGCACGGTCTGGGTGGTCCGCGGGGAGGCGCCGCCGGACCCGACGCCGGAACAGCTGAGCGAACCCGACATCGCGGTGTTCTCACTGGCCGACGTGCCCGCCGCGGTGGAACGGCTGCAACGAGCTCGGTAGTCGTCGGCCGCCCGCCCGCCGGGTCAGGCTTCGGCGATCTCCACGGCGACTCCGTGACCGTGCAAGTCTTCGAGCACCTTCCGCGGGGTGTCGGCGTCCACGATGACCAGGTCGAAATCGGCCAGCGGCGCCAGCTCGTGCACGGCTCGGCGCTCGAACTTGGAGTGGTCGGCCAGCAGGATGCGGGTGGCGGCGGTGCGCATCAGAGCCCGCTTCACCTGCACGGTCTCCTGCGAGCGGTGCAGGCAGTGCCCGTCGACCACGGCGGTCGTGGACAGCAGGAGCACGTCGGAGCGCAGGGTGCTCGCCATGTCCGCGGCGTGCAGGCCGAGGAACGCGTCGAAGCCGGGGTGGTAGTCGCCGCCCAGGCCGATCACGTGCAGCCCGCTCTCCCCGCTGAGGCGATTGATCACCGGCAGGAAGTTGGTGACGACGGTCAGCGGCGCCGACTCGGCGAGCCGTTCGGCGACCGCCAGCGCGCTGGTGCTGTCGTCGATCGCGACCACTTGGCCCGAGCTGACGTGCCGCATCGCGTGGCGGGCGATCAGGGCCTTCGCGGCCGCGGCGTCGGAGCGCCGCGCACCCACCGACCTGGCCAGCACCGAACCCGGGGTGGAGGTGGCGCCGCCGCGTACCTTGCGCAGCCAGCCCTGGCGTTCCAGCAGATCCAGGTCGCGGTGGATGGTCATGCCGCTGACGCCGTACTCCTCGACGAGCCGTTCGATGCGCACCTGGCCGTGGGCGAGCACGTCCTGCCGGATCTGCTCGCGCCGCCGCTGCTGGGACACCGTCCCGTCGACCTGGGCCACACCCACCTCGCCACCAACGTGTGCCGTCGGTGTGATTATCACACGCGGGATGTGGTGACCGGATCGCTCAACGGCTGCGAGCCGATCACGGTCCGATGTTGCCGCAAGGACGGGTGCGCAGCTTCGACACGTAATCCTCGGGGGCGCCCGCCGCTTCCGCGGCGTCGGCCATCACCCCGAGATACCGGGCCGACGGCAACCCTCCCTCGTAGGCGTCGAGCACGTACAGCCAGGCGAGCACCGGGCCGTCCAGGGTCTGCACGCGAAGCCGCAGCTTCTTGTGCATCTGCAGCTCGGAGCCCTCCCAACGGTCGAGCTGCCGTTCGTCCTCGGGGCTGACGTCATACAGCACGGTGAAGACCTGCTCGCCGGGGTGCTCGACGATCGTCGCCAGCGCACCTTCCCAGCCGTAGTCCTCACCACCGAAGGTCAGCCGCCAGTCCATCAGCCAGCCCGTTCCCGCCATCGGGGAGTGCGGGGCTCGCTCTGTCATCTGGGCCGGATCCATGTTGGACCCGTACGCGGCGTACAGCGGCACGCCCCACAGGGTAGCGATCGATACGCCCGATGTCGGAGTGGACCACGTCACCGTCGTCGGCGAGTCGCGATCGGAAGGCGGCGAATCGGCGGGTACCGCCCGAATCGCCGGGAATGCGCGCGACATAGGGTGGGTTCGGCGCCCACAAGGCTCGGAATTCCAGGAGGAACACGAAGTGACCCGCATCGTGATCATGGGAGGGGGGCCCGCCGGTTACGAGGCGGCCCTGGTCGCAGCGCAGAACGGCGCGGACGTCACGCTGGTCGAGCCGGACGGGCTCGGCGGCGCGTGCGTGCTCTACGACTGCGTCCCCTCCAAGACGTTCATCGCCTCCGCGGGTGCGCGTTCCGCCGCTCGCGACGTCAGCGAACTGGGCATCCGCACCAGCCCCGACAACGTCGCGGTCGACGTCGCCGTGGTGCACGGCAGGGTCAAGGGGCTCGCGCTGGCGCAGTCCGCGGACATCCGCGCCCGCGTCCGCCGGGAAGGCGTCAAGATCATCGCGGGGCGGGCGAGGTTCACCAACCGCACGCACGGCTTGGCCCAGCACCACATCGGTGTTGATCGGGCCGACGGCGGCAGCGAGGAACTCATCGGCGACGTGGTGCTGATCGCCACCGGCGCCACGCCTCGGGTGCTGCCGGGCGCGGTGCCCGACGGCGAGCGGATCTTGAGCTGGCGCCAGCTTTACGACCTGCCGGATCTGCCAGAACACCTCGCGGTGATCGGTTCCGGGGTGACCGGTGTGGAGTTCGCCTCCGCCTACACCGAGATGGGCGTCAAGGTCACGATGATCTCCAGCCGGGATCGCGTGCTGCCGCACGAGGACGCCGACGCGGCCGGGGTGCTCGAAGAGGTCTTCGCCGAGCGCGGCACCGAAGTCGTCAAGCACGCGCGCGCCGAAAGCGTCGAACGCACCGAGAAGGGTGTGATCGTGCACCTCGCCGACGGCAGGCGGGTGGAGGCCAGCCATGCCCTGATGACGGTCGGATCGGTGCCCAACACCGAGGACATCGGCCTGGAGCGAGTCGGCCTCGAAACCGACCGCGGCGGCTACGTCAAGGTCGACCGGGTGTCCAGGACGAAGGTTCCCGGCGTCTACGCGGCGGGCGACTGCACCGGTCTGCTGCTGCTGGCCTCCGTCGCGGCCATGCAGGGGCGCATCGCGATGTGGCACGCGCTGGGCGAAGGCGTCAGCCCGATCAAGCTGAAGACGGTCGCGGGCAACGTGTTCACCCACCCCGAGATCGCCACGGTCGGCATCAGCCAGCAGGCGATCGACTCCGGTGAAGTGCCCGCGCGGATCGTGATGCTGCCGTTGGCGACGAACCCGCGGGCGAAGATGGAAGGCCTGCGCCGAGGCTTCCTCAAGGTCTTCTGCCGTCCGCAGACCGGGGTGGTCATCGGCGGCGTGGTCGTCTCCCCGAACGCCAGCGAACTGGTGCTGCCGATCGCACTGGCCGTGCAGAACCAGGTCACAGTGGAGAACCTGGCCAACACGTTCTCGGTTTATCCGTCGCTGTCGGGGTCACTGACCGAAGCCGGCCGCCAGTTGATGCGTCACGACGATCTCGATTGAGGAGTCTCCGCCGGTCGGTTTGCTTTGGTGGTCGGGTGGCGGAACCTCAGTTGGTCTCTCGCTGCGGGATCTTTTTCCCGAGTGGCTCCGCCACGAGGGAAAAAGCTGTCCTCGCGAGAGACCAACTGAGAACCCGCCGGTGGTCACCTTCTTGACGTGGGCTATGTGCTTCGCACATACAGGCACGGCTGTCGCCGCAAAGCAGGCGTGGCTTCGCCCGCCCACTGCACGGCTTCGCCGTAGAGCACGGCCTTCGGCCGCGAGGCAGGCGTGGCTTCGCCGCCCACGGCACGGCTTCGCCGCCAACGGCACGGCTTCGCCGTGGAGCACGGCCTTCGGCCGCAAGGCAGGTGGGGCTTTGCCGTCAAAGGTGCGGATTCGGCGTGTGGCGTCGGGGGCGTTGGTGGGGTCGACGTGGGTCGGTGGAGCGGGGAGGCTGGTGGGTGGGAGGTGTGGTGATGGGGACGCCGGTTCTGGTTTACGACGGTGACTGCGGGTTTTGCACTCGTAGCGTGCGGCTCGCTGAGCGGTTGCCGTTGCGGGCGCGCATCGTCGCGTGGCAGGACGCGGACCTAGGGGCGCTGCGCATCACCGAGCAACGTGCCCGCCACGAAGTGCTCTGGGTGAGCGAGCGCGGTCGCGTGCTCGGCGGGGCGGATGCGGTCGCCGCTCTGCTCAAGGACTGCGGTCTCCCGTGGTCGATACCGGGAACGTTGCTGTCGTTGCCGGTGCTGCGCTCGCTCGCCGCGTTCGCGTACCGGCGGGTCGCCGAGAACCGCCACCGGCTTCCCGGGGCGACACCGGCATGCGCACTCCCCGTCGACCAGCGGCCCGGAGCCTGAACGACACCGCGAGCGGCTCGCCGCCGCCCGCTCGGCTTCGCCACGATTGATCGACAGGTCGCAGCACTCGGGCCGAAAGTATGAGAAGGGCTCGGCTCCACGGCCCATCGAACGACTTCACCGGCCTATCGATCGACTTGATCGCCGCCACTTCGGCCGATCCGAATCGCCCTGCTCCACCCCTAGATTCATTCGAGTAAGGGGTGCGGGGGACGCGGGTGGCCACCGCCAACGGGGCATCAGCGGTGGCCACCCGCAGCGGTGACAAACCGGTGCCAGGCATCGGTGCTCAGGCGAGTGAGGCGATCTCGAATGAACGGCAACAAGGCGTTCGCTCCGGAATACCAAGGCGCACTGCGGGACATGTCCGTGAACACGGCCTACGAGGACGTCCTCGGACAGGCGCGGGCGCGGGAACAGTGGGCGGCCGAAGAGGGCACGGCGCTCGACGTCGCGCAGGCGAAGCTGGCCGTCGCCGAATCCTGCCGTCGGCTGGGGTACCTGGAAGAGGCCGAACTCGCGTGGAAGGCCGGCTACCGCGCCGCGCGCACCGCGAACGACACCGGTGCGCAGGCGTGGGCGCTGTGGAGCGGAGGCACGCTGGCGCGGCAGCGGGGCGAGCTGAACTTGGCGCTGCGCTGGCTGGCCCGGGGACGGGACCTGGCGGCGGAGGCAGGCGACATCGTCGCCTACGGCTACGCCTTCGCCGGAGTCGCCGAGACGGTCCGCATCCAGGGCGACTTCGAGCAGGCCCGCGGTTTGCACGAACACGTGCTCACCGAGGCGCGCAAACGCGAGGAGTCCCGGCACATCGTGTGGGCGCTGGAAGGACTCGCGCAGATCGAACGCAACACCGGGGACCTGGAATCGGCGGCGCAGCGCTTCGAAGAGGCCGCGCGAGTCGCGGGGCGATCCGGTGACGACCGCGGCCACGCGTGGGCATTGCGCGGCCAAGCGGACGTGCTGTCGCTGCGGGGTGACCACGACGAGGCCTTGGTGCTGCTCTCGACCGCGGAAGAGACCTGCCGCCGGATGGACCTGTCCAGCGCGCTGGCCTACAACCGCAAGATGCGCGGCAACGTCCACTTCCGCGCGGGCCGCTACGGCGACGCCGCCCGCACCTACCGGGACGCGCACGGGAAGTTCCGCGCCATCCGGGAACCACGCGGCATGGCGCTGGCGCAGCTGGGCCTGCTCAAGAGCCTCGACAAGCTGGGACGCCCGGCTACGGCGACGATGGCGGACCTGATCGCGCTGCGCGACGACGTCAACGGCAACGAGCTGTGGCAGACCCGCCGGATGGTCGAGGAAGCCATCGCCGAACGCACCGTCTGAGCCGGTCATCGCAGGCCGGTGCGGTGGCGGAAAAGGACGCGACAGCACCGGCGCGGCCCGGTTACGGTTCAGGCATGTTCTGGCACCTGTACTACCTCTGATTCCCGCGCCCCGCGGAAGACCACTCGTGACGCGCCCGCGCACTCGCCGTCTCCGGCCGAGTCTCGCGGCCGCTCAGCTCGTCGACGGCGATACGCGCCGGTCCGGGCTCGCGCACGGGTGAATCCGCAGATGACGGCTGGACATTTCGCGCTCGCCCTGGCGAGCGCTCGCTTTTCGATCGTGGAGTGAATCAGAGTGAATCAAGTGCCGAAGAACCGATCCGCGCACATCGCCTTCATGGCCGTGCCCGCCCACGGCCACGTCAATCCGGGACTCGGTCTGGTCACCGAGCTGAACGCCCGCGGGCACCGCGTCACGTATGCCGTGACCGACGACTTCGTGCCGCAGGTCGCCGAGGCCAGTGCCACGTCGGTCCGCTACGAGTCGACGTTGCCGTCCGCGGCCGCCCAAGAGCAGTGGCCGGAGGATCAGGCCGCCGCGGTGCTGCTGTTCGTGGAGGAGATGATCGCGGTGCATCCGCAACTCTCCGCCGCCTACGACCAGGACCGGCCGGACCTGATCATCTACGACATCGGCGCGCTGCAGGCTCCGGTGCTCGCGCACCAGTGGGGTGTGCCTGCGATCTGCCTGTCGCCGACGCACGTGAGGTTCGAGGGAATCGAAGAGGTCTTCGGTTCGCCGGATACTCCGGAACTGAAAGCGGTCTACGCCCGCGCCGACGCGTTCTTCGCCGAGCAGGACGTGCCGCTGACGTTCGAGAAGATGGAGCCCGATCGCTGCGTGGTCACCATCCCGCGCTCGTTCCAGTACAACGGCGATTCCGTGGCGGACAACCACACCTTCGTCGGGCCGATGCTGACCGGGCGGTCCTTCCAAGGCGAGTGGCATCCGTCCGATGAGCGGCCGGTGCTGCTCATCTCGATGGGCTCGGCCTACACCGATCAGCTGGAGCTGTACCGCTCCTGCCTGGCCGCCTTCGGCGGTCTCGACTGGCAGGTGGTGCTCACCATCGGCAAGGTCATCGACCCCGCCCAGCTGGGGGAGATCCCGCCGAACGTCGAGGTGCACCGGTGGGTGCCGCAGCTCAACGTCCTGTCGCAGGCGGACGTGTTCATCACCCACGCAGGCATGGGCGGGTCGATGGAAGGCCTGTACTCGGGGGTGCCGATGATCGCGATTCCGCAGGCCGCGGACCAGTTCGCGAACGCGGCACGCATCGAGCAACTCGGCCTGGGGGTGCGGTTGCCGAAGGAGCAGGCGAGCCCCGCAGCGTTGCGCGCGGCGTTGACCCGGGTGTGCGAGGACCCGGAGCTGCTCGCCAGGTCGCGAGCGATCCGACAGGAGATCCACGAGGCAGGCGGTGTGCGTCGCGCGGCGGACATCGTCGAGCAGTCACTCACCTGACCGAGCGAGGGGCGGCCGGTTCCCGCCGGTCGTCCCTCCGGGTTCGCCGGGATATTCGGTACCGCTCGGGCGTGGAGTGCAGCAGACTCCTGCGACATGGAGCCGCACGAGAGACTGCAGTACGACGGAGTGGATCTTCGCAGGTGGCGCCTGGAAGACGCGGGTGTCGCACTGCGAGTCGTGACGGAGTCGCTGGACCACCTGGGGCCGTGGATGCCGTGGGCGAAACCGGGCTACGGGATGAAGGAGGCGGCCGACTTCGTCGGCAAGAACGACCGGGAATGGACGCATCGCACGGCATTCAACTACGCGGTGCTCGGCCCGCAGCAGCAGGTGATCGGGGCGGCCGGCCTGATGGACCGGATCGGGCCGGGCGGCTTCGAGATCGGCTATTGGCTGCACGGGGACTTCGAGGGACGCGGCATCATGCGCCGGGCGGTGACCGCGCTGATCGAGGAGGCGTTCCGGCTGGGCGCGGATCGTGTCGAGATCTGGCACGACGAGGCGAACGTGCGCAGCGGCGCGATTCCGAAAGCACTCGGGTTCATCGAGGTCGACCGGCGTCCGGCTCGGGAGTACCCGGTCGCGCCCGCGTGCACCGGAACCTTCGTCGTCTGGCGGCTCACCGCGCCGGAGCTCCTGGACCGGCCGAAGTAACGAGCAGCCCGGATTCGGCGAACTTCGTAGCGAACCGGCACGAGGCCGGCGGATCGAGGGGGGCGCATGTCGAAGGAGTCGGTGTCCTGGGCGGTCGCGGTGGCCGCGTTGATCGGCGTCGTCCTGGTGGTGATGTCCGGCGGCGAACCGAACGAACCCCGCCGAGTTGAGCTCACCGGCGAACCGATGACAACACCAACGGACATCACCTGGCCGTAGCCGATCTTCGTCTTGTCAGCGGCGCAGCCGACGAGCAGCGACCACCAGAGCAACGGGAACCACCGGCGGGTTCCCAGGTGTCTTCTCGCGAAGACGGCGATTTCCCTCGTCGCGGAGCCGCCACTGGGGAAATCGATCCGCGGCGAGAAGACACCTGAGGTTCCGCTACCCGGCCCCTCAGCGAGCAGGGGGCGGGCCGTCACGCCCAGTCGAAAGTCTTGGTGACCGCCTTCTGCCACTGGGAGTACTCGTGGGCACGGCGTTCCTCCGGCATGACCGGGTCCCACTGCTTGTCCTTCGCCCAGTTGGAGCGGATGTCGTCCTCACCGGCCCAGAAGCCGACGGCGAGTCCGGCGGCGTAGGCGGCGCCGAGCGCGGTGGTCTCGCTGACCGTCGGCCGGATCACCGGTACGTCGAGGATGTCGGCCTGGAACTGCATCAGCAGTTCGTTGCCGACCATGCCGCCGTCGACCTTCAGCGACTTCAACGGCACTCCGGAGTCGGCGTTCATGGCCTCGATGACCTCGCGGGTCTGGAACGCCGTGGACTCCAGCACCGCGCGGGCCAGGTGACCGCGGTTCACGAACCGGGTGAGACCGACGATGGCGCCGCGCGCGTCGGAACGCCAGTGCGGCGCGAACAGGCCGGAGAACGCGGGCACGAAGTAGGCGCCGCCGTTGTCCTCGACGGTGCGCGCGATCTGCTCGATCTCGGGGGCGGTGCCGATCAGCCCGAGGTTGTCCCGCAGCCACTGCACCAGCGAGCCGGTGACCGCGATGGAACCTTCCAAGCAGTACACCGTGTCGTTCGAGCCGATCTTGTAGCCGACGGTGGTGAGCAGCCCGTTCTGGCTCAGGACCGGCTCGGTTCCGGTGTTGAGCAGCAGGAAGTTGCCGGTGCCGTAGGTGTTCTTGGCTTCGCCGGGCGCCAGGCAGGCCTGGCCGAACGTGGCGGCCTGCTGGTCCCGAGGATCCCGGCGATGGGCAGCCCGCCGAACACGCCGCGTTCCCGGAAGTGCCCGTAGACCTCGGAGGACGAACGGATCTCCGGCAGCATCGAGGTCGGCACGCCGATCTGGCGGCAGATGTCCTCATCCCATTCCAGCTTCTCCAGGTCCATCAGCAGGGTCCGGGAGGCGTTGGTGGGGTCGGTGACGTGCAGGCCGCCGTCGGTGCCACCGGTGCTGTTCCACAGCACCCAGGTGTCCATGTTGCCGAACAGCAGCTCGCCCTTCTCGGCACGGGCGCGCACGCCGTCGACGTTGTCCAGGATCCAGCGGATCTTGGTGCCGGAGAAGTACGGCGAGAGGGTCAAGCCGGTCGTGGCGTGGAAGCGGTTCTGCCCGCCGTCCTCCGCGAGCTCGCTGACGATGGTGTCGGTGCGGGTGTCCTGCCAGACGATGGCGTTGTAGACCGGCTTGCCGGTGGTCTTGTCCCACACCACGGTCGTCTCGCGCTGGTTGGTGATGCCGACCGCGGCGATCTCGGAGGTCACCAGGTCGGCTTTGGCCAGGGCGCCCGCGCACACCTGGCGGGTGTTGCTCCAGATCTCCTCCGGGTCGTGTTCGACCCAGCCCGCCTTCGGGAAGATCTGCCGGTGTTCGACCTGGTCGACGGCCACCACCCGTCCGCTGTGGTCGAAGATCATGCAGCGGGTGGAGGTGGTGCCCTGGTCGATCGCGGCGACGTAGGAGGCCATGATGTCGTCCTTTTCGATGGATTCCGAGATGTGCGTGCTGCGCCTGGGGTGAGTGTCACCCGCGCGGCCCCGCCGGGCAGCCTCCCGACGCCACCTGCGGTGCGCCGTTCGGCCGCTTTGCGGGCATCAGGCGGCTCAGGTCGCGGGAAGCACCGCTGTCAGGGCGCCCGCGAGCACACCACCGATGATCGGGCCGGCGACCGGGATCCACGCGTAACCCCAGTCAGCGGAGCCCTTGCCGCGGATCGGCAGCAGCGCGTAGGCGATGCGCGGGCCGAGGTCGCGGGCCGGGTTGATCGCGTACCCGGTGGGGCCGCCCAGCGACGCGCCGATGCCGATGACGATGAACGCGACCGCCGCGTAGCCGAGCGCGTCATTGCCGAAGCTGAAGGCGCCGTCGTCACCGCGCCCGGAACCGGGCGTCTGGATGATCCACAGCACCAGCACGAAAGTGCCGATGATCTCGGTGACCAGGTTCCACGGGCTGTTGCGCAC harbors:
- a CDS encoding HAD family hydrolase, which translates into the protein MSRQSERFFGDSPAPEQVAQLPGEQAGPASTLPRTAPGERIELILLDVGGPIYDDSWYREALLRATCELVAENGGVLLEADFQRVYDALRQSQEGSLRTAMAERFLRDGERQRLSDRAESYWFYPPSALHPDVLPALRQLSARYKIAVVANQRALVVDALRRDGVAPFIDHWAISELVGASKPDPAIFRHALDRAGVAPEHAVHVGNRLDSDVRGAQRLGIRTVWVVRGEAPPDPTPEQLSEPDIAVFSLADVPAAVERLQRAR
- a CDS encoding DeoR/GlpR family DNA-binding transcription regulator; translation: MGVAQVDGTVSQQRRREQIRQDVLAHGQVRIERLVEEYGVSGMTIHRDLDLLERQGWLRKVRGGATSTPGSVLARSVGARRSDAAAAKALIARHAMRHVSSGQVVAIDDSTSALAVAERLAESAPLTVVTNFLPVINRLSGESGLHVIGLGGDYHPGFDAFLGLHAADMASTLRSDVLLLSTTAVVDGHCLHRSQETVQVKRALMRTAATRILLADHSKFERRAVHELAPLADFDLVIVDADTPRKVLEDLHGHGVAVEIAEA
- a CDS encoding gamma-glutamylcyclotransferase; protein product: MPLYAAYGSNMDPAQMTERAPHSPMAGTGWLMDWRLTFGGEDYGWEGALATIVEHPGEQVFTVLYDVSPEDERQLDRWEGSELQMHKKLRLRVQTLDGPVLAWLYVLDAYEGGLPSARYLGVMADAAEAAGAPEDYVSKLRTRPCGNIGP
- a CDS encoding NAD(P)H-quinone dehydrogenase; the encoded protein is MTRIVIMGGGPAGYEAALVAAQNGADVTLVEPDGLGGACVLYDCVPSKTFIASAGARSAARDVSELGIRTSPDNVAVDVAVVHGRVKGLALAQSADIRARVRREGVKIIAGRARFTNRTHGLAQHHIGVDRADGGSEELIGDVVLIATGATPRVLPGAVPDGERILSWRQLYDLPDLPEHLAVIGSGVTGVEFASAYTEMGVKVTMISSRDRVLPHEDADAAGVLEEVFAERGTEVVKHARAESVERTEKGVIVHLADGRRVEASHALMTVGSVPNTEDIGLERVGLETDRGGYVKVDRVSRTKVPGVYAAGDCTGLLLLASVAAMQGRIAMWHALGEGVSPIKLKTVAGNVFTHPEIATVGISQQAIDSGEVPARIVMLPLATNPRAKMEGLRRGFLKVFCRPQTGVVIGGVVVSPNASELVLPIALAVQNQVTVENLANTFSVYPSLSGSLTEAGRQLMRHDDLD
- a CDS encoding thiol-disulfide oxidoreductase DCC family protein, whose product is MGTPVLVYDGDCGFCTRSVRLAERLPLRARIVAWQDADLGALRITEQRARHEVLWVSERGRVLGGADAVAALLKDCGLPWSIPGTLLSLPVLRSLAAFAYRRVAENRHRLPGATPACALPVDQRPGA
- a CDS encoding tetratricopeptide repeat protein; translation: MNGNKAFAPEYQGALRDMSVNTAYEDVLGQARAREQWAAEEGTALDVAQAKLAVAESCRRLGYLEEAELAWKAGYRAARTANDTGAQAWALWSGGTLARQRGELNLALRWLARGRDLAAEAGDIVAYGYAFAGVAETVRIQGDFEQARGLHEHVLTEARKREESRHIVWALEGLAQIERNTGDLESAAQRFEEAARVAGRSGDDRGHAWALRGQADVLSLRGDHDEALVLLSTAEETCRRMDLSSALAYNRKMRGNVHFRAGRYGDAARTYRDAHGKFRAIREPRGMALAQLGLLKSLDKLGRPATATMADLIALRDDVNGNELWQTRRMVEEAIAERTV
- a CDS encoding macrolide family glycosyltransferase, giving the protein MAVPAHGHVNPGLGLVTELNARGHRVTYAVTDDFVPQVAEASATSVRYESTLPSAAAQEQWPEDQAAAVLLFVEEMIAVHPQLSAAYDQDRPDLIIYDIGALQAPVLAHQWGVPAICLSPTHVRFEGIEEVFGSPDTPELKAVYARADAFFAEQDVPLTFEKMEPDRCVVTIPRSFQYNGDSVADNHTFVGPMLTGRSFQGEWHPSDERPVLLISMGSAYTDQLELYRSCLAAFGGLDWQVVLTIGKVIDPAQLGEIPPNVEVHRWVPQLNVLSQADVFITHAGMGGSMEGLYSGVPMIAIPQAADQFANAARIEQLGLGVRLPKEQASPAALRAALTRVCEDPELLARSRAIRQEIHEAGGVRRAADIVEQSLT
- a CDS encoding GNAT family N-acetyltransferase, which encodes MEPHERLQYDGVDLRRWRLEDAGVALRVVTESLDHLGPWMPWAKPGYGMKEAADFVGKNDREWTHRTAFNYAVLGPQQQVIGAAGLMDRIGPGGFEIGYWLHGDFEGRGIMRRAVTALIEEAFRLGADRVEIWHDEANVRSGAIPKALGFIEVDRRPAREYPVAPACTGTFVVWRLTAPELLDRPK